One genomic window of Sardina pilchardus chromosome 15, fSarPil1.1, whole genome shotgun sequence includes the following:
- the fam174c gene encoding protein FAM174C produces the protein MTLRVVFVLVPIFWALAIATDATNSSTTASAPDKPVVISKPTNNSVVAPDGSHKDTGTNTTATPQNKVKGHFDTDSSMIQRALYVLIGITVIGVLYFLVRAVRLKKTSVSQRKKKYGLLANHDDDDDEDDDDIVYESRSLRR, from the exons ATGACGCTTCGTGTAGTTTTCGTGCTCGTGCCCATCTTCTGGGCTCTCGCTATCGCTACAGACGCCACGAACAGCTCCACAACTGCGAGCGCGCCCGACAAACCTGTCGTCATCTCAAAACCGACTAACAACAGTGTGGTCGCCCCCGATGGATCGCACAAAGACACGGGCACCAACACCACTGCGACGCCCCAAAACAAAGTCAAAGGGCATTTCGACACGGACAGCTCGATGATCCAAAGAGCTCTCTACGTACTTATCGGAATCACCGTCATTGGAGTTCTGTATTTCCTCGTCAGAGCTGTTAG GCTGAAGAAAACTAGTGTTTCACAACGGAAGAAGAAATATGGGCTCCTGGCGAAtcatgacgacgatgatgatgaagatgatgatgacattGTGTACGAGTCCAGATCTTTGAGGAG ATGA